Proteins encoded in a region of the Oscillospiraceae bacterium MB24-C1 genome:
- a CDS encoding nitronate monooxygenase family protein yields the protein MFNFNNHQLTLGKYTAPIPIVQGGMGVGISMARLASAVANEGGVGVLSAAGIAMLRKPAERNRERAVHDGIAEEIADARSKMANEDTGLLGINIMNVMTDFAQMVKTSAEAGIDVIFSGAGLPLDLPKFSPSDIALVPIVSSAKAVKMISRWWEQKYARVPDGFVLEGPLAGGHLGFTQEQIDDPSFKLQALIPQLRTALDALEQKAGRAIPLIAGGGIFSGADIYDILSRGAAAVQMATRFVATEECDASPTFKQAYVNCKKEDITIIQSPVGLPGRAIKNDFLQRALDKETCPKSCPWHCISSCTVDNAPYCISAALLAACKGKLDQGFAFIGANGYKIEGITTVHRLIEMLHKEFTAAASAGV from the coding sequence ATGTTCAACTTTAACAATCACCAGCTTACTCTGGGCAAATATACCGCACCCATCCCCATTGTACAGGGCGGCATGGGGGTGGGCATCTCAATGGCCCGCCTAGCCTCCGCCGTTGCAAATGAGGGTGGCGTAGGTGTGTTGTCGGCAGCGGGCATCGCCATGTTACGCAAGCCTGCGGAACGCAATCGTGAACGCGCTGTTCATGACGGTATTGCGGAAGAAATCGCCGACGCGCGTTCCAAAATGGCCAATGAGGATACTGGACTGCTGGGCATCAACATTATGAACGTGATGACCGACTTTGCTCAAATGGTCAAAACTTCGGCTGAGGCCGGCATCGACGTTATTTTCTCCGGCGCAGGGCTACCACTTGATCTGCCGAAGTTCTCCCCTTCGGACATTGCACTGGTGCCCATCGTCTCCTCCGCCAAGGCGGTTAAGATGATATCGCGCTGGTGGGAACAAAAATATGCCCGCGTGCCAGACGGTTTTGTGCTTGAGGGGCCGCTAGCCGGCGGGCACCTTGGCTTTACGCAGGAGCAGATCGACGACCCTTCTTTCAAACTGCAAGCGCTGATTCCTCAGCTGCGCACCGCACTAGACGCGCTGGAGCAAAAAGCCGGGCGCGCCATTCCGCTCATTGCGGGCGGCGGTATCTTCTCCGGCGCCGATATTTACGATATCCTTTCACGCGGGGCGGCGGCTGTTCAAATGGCGACCCGCTTTGTCGCCACAGAGGAATGTGACGCCTCACCTACTTTTAAACAAGCATATGTCAACTGTAAAAAAGAAGATATCACCATTATCCAAAGCCCGGTCGGTCTTCCAGGACGCGCCATTAAAAACGACTTTTTACAGCGGGCGCTAGATAAAGAAACTTGCCCCAAAAGCTGCCCATGGCACTGCATTTCGTCCTGCACGGTCGACAACGCCCCTTATTGCATTTCTGCGGCGTTGCTCGCGGCTTGCAAGGGCAAACTGGATCAGGGCTTTGCCTTTATAGGTGCCAATGGTTATAAAATAGAGGGCATCACCACAGTGCACCGTCTTATTGAAATGCTGCACAAAGAATTTACCGCTGCCGCATCGGCAGGTGTGTAA
- the fabG gene encoding 3-oxoacyl-[acyl-carrier-protein] reductase, with protein sequence MLNNKTAIVTGGSRGIGRAIALALAAQNAKVAILYAGNEAAAQATVEEAQRSGYTMTAIRCDVADSDATKTTVAALLKEWGQIDILINCAGITRDGLIMRMKDEDFDSVIATNLKGAFLMTRQCATPMMKRRTGRIINIASVSGLSGNAGQANYSAAKAGMIGLTKSVARELAGRGITCNAIAPGFIETDMTAALSEKVLAASLENVPMNRMGTPEEVASLAVYLCSEGAAYITGEVIRIDGGMCM encoded by the coding sequence ATGCTTAATAATAAAACCGCAATCGTCACCGGCGGATCGCGTGGCATTGGTCGCGCGATTGCGCTGGCACTGGCTGCACAAAACGCCAAGGTAGCCATTCTTTATGCTGGTAATGAAGCCGCCGCACAGGCCACTGTCGAAGAAGCGCAGCGTAGCGGTTATACGATGACCGCTATTCGCTGCGACGTCGCCGATAGCGACGCCACTAAGACCACTGTCGCAGCCCTGCTCAAAGAGTGGGGGCAGATTGACATTCTCATCAATTGTGCGGGTATCACGCGAGATGGGCTCATCATGCGCATGAAGGATGAGGACTTTGATTCTGTTATCGCGACCAATCTCAAGGGTGCATTTTTGATGACCCGCCAGTGTGCCACCCCTATGATGAAACGCCGCACCGGACGCATCATCAACATCGCCTCGGTATCGGGACTCTCCGGCAACGCGGGCCAGGCCAATTATTCTGCCGCCAAAGCCGGCATGATCGGGCTGACTAAATCGGTCGCCCGTGAACTCGCCGGCCGGGGTATCACTTGTAACGCCATTGCCCCCGGGTTTATCGAAACCGATATGACCGCCGCGCTGTCTGAAAAGGTGCTGGCAGCCTCACTTGAAAATGTGCCGATGAACCGGATGGGAACACCGGAGGAGGTCGCCTCGCTCGCTGTTTATCTTTGCAGCGAGGGTGCGGCCTATATCACCGGTGAAGTTATTCGCATCGACGGCGGCATGTGCATGTAA
- a CDS encoding ACP S-malonyltransferase — protein MGKIAFLFAGQGAQYSGMGKSLYETSPAARHIFDLADAIRPKTSKQCFEGSPEELSVTLNTQPCLFCVDLAAAEAVREAGITPDGVAGFSLGEVAALTFAGGFSDENGFKLVCERAALMHDAAEASQSGMVAILKLAPEKVSEICAQVGDSYPINFNCPGQIVAATLRDRSDELIAAVKQAGGRALALPVSGGFHSPFMQSAYEGLQKALEHYAFAQPLVPVYANSTASPYVTPDKQLLSEQLIRPVYWQKTLETMSADGYDTFVEVGAGKTLSGFVKKTLPGATIVNVQDAESLAAALAVLRGE, from the coding sequence ATGGGTAAAATAGCATTCTTATTCGCTGGTCAGGGCGCGCAATATTCCGGCATGGGCAAATCTCTCTATGAGACCAGCCCCGCCGCTCGCCACATTTTTGATTTGGCAGACGCAATCCGTCCGAAGACTTCAAAGCAGTGCTTTGAGGGCAGCCCCGAGGAATTATCCGTTACTTTAAATACCCAACCCTGTCTGTTTTGCGTCGATCTCGCCGCCGCCGAGGCTGTCCGTGAAGCAGGCATCACGCCCGACGGCGTGGCAGGTTTCTCGCTCGGAGAGGTCGCAGCGCTGACCTTTGCAGGCGGTTTTTCAGACGAAAACGGCTTTAAACTGGTGTGTGAGCGCGCCGCGCTCATGCACGATGCCGCTGAGGCTAGCCAAAGCGGCATGGTCGCCATCTTAAAGCTCGCCCCCGAAAAGGTCTCAGAAATCTGCGCCCAGGTGGGCGACAGCTATCCCATCAACTTTAACTGCCCCGGTCAGATCGTAGCGGCAACGCTGCGTGACCGTTCAGATGAACTGATCGCTGCCGTGAAGCAAGCGGGCGGTCGAGCGTTAGCTCTGCCGGTAAGCGGCGGGTTCCACTCCCCTTTCATGCAGTCTGCTTATGAGGGCCTCCAAAAGGCGCTGGAGCATTATGCTTTTGCGCAGCCCTTGGTACCGGTGTATGCCAACTCCACCGCATCGCCATATGTCACCCCAGATAAGCAGCTGTTGTCAGAGCAGTTGATCCGTCCCGTTTACTGGCAGAAAACGCTCGAAACTATGTCCGCCGACGGCTACGACACCTTCGTGGAGGTAGGCGCGGGTAAAACCCTGTCGGGCTTTGTCAAGAAAACCCTACCGGGTGCCACTATTGTAAACGTTCAGGACGCCGAATCTCTTGCCGCCGCCCTGGCGGTTCTGAGAGGAGAATGA
- the fabK gene encoding enoyl-[acyl-carrier-protein] reductase FabK: MKTPLCELLGIEAPIIQGGMAWIADAELAAAVSNAGGLGLISAMNADAEWLRTQIRKAKTLTNKPFGVNIMLMSPFADQVAQVVVEENVKVVTTGAGTPAKYMPMWREAGIAVLPVVASVAFAKLAERSGATAVIAEGCESGGHIGELTTMAIVPQVCDAVKIPVIAAGGIGDGRGIAAAMMLGAIGVQIGTRFLTAHECNVHAVYKERIIKAKDIDTIATGKRLGHPVRCLKTPFSRELMKMEADTNVSTDALEAKGVGALRRAVQEGDLEGGTFMAGQIAGMMKKEQSCSDIITEMMDEAATLLGGAGKWVK, from the coding sequence ATGAAAACGCCGCTTTGTGAGCTGCTTGGCATTGAAGCCCCCATCATTCAGGGCGGCATGGCATGGATTGCCGACGCCGAACTGGCCGCCGCCGTTTCAAACGCAGGTGGGTTGGGGCTGATTTCGGCCATGAACGCCGACGCCGAGTGGCTTAGAACTCAAATCAGAAAAGCAAAAACACTCACCAACAAACCGTTTGGCGTCAACATCATGCTCATGAGCCCGTTTGCCGATCAGGTGGCACAGGTGGTTGTAGAAGAGAATGTCAAGGTTGTGACCACAGGGGCCGGTACCCCCGCCAAATATATGCCGATGTGGCGCGAAGCTGGCATTGCTGTACTGCCCGTTGTCGCCTCGGTTGCCTTTGCTAAGCTGGCCGAGCGCAGCGGCGCCACTGCCGTCATTGCAGAGGGTTGTGAGTCGGGCGGGCATATCGGTGAGCTGACCACGATGGCTATTGTGCCGCAGGTTTGCGACGCCGTCAAAATTCCGGTTATCGCCGCAGGTGGAATCGGGGACGGACGCGGCATCGCCGCCGCTATGATGCTGGGCGCCATTGGTGTTCAGATCGGCACCCGCTTTTTAACCGCCCATGAGTGCAATGTGCACGCCGTCTATAAAGAGCGCATAATCAAAGCCAAAGACATCGACACCATCGCCACTGGTAAGCGGCTGGGTCACCCAGTGCGTTGCTTGAAGACCCCCTTCTCCCGTGAGCTGATGAAGATGGAAGCCGACACAAATGTCTCTACCGATGCGCTCGAAGCTAAAGGTGTCGGTGCATTGCGCCGCGCTGTTCAAGAGGGCGATCTCGAGGGTGGCACTTTTATGGCTGGACAGATTGCCGGTATGATGAAAAAAGAGCAGAGCTGCTCTGACATCATCACCGAAATGATGGATGAGGCCGCCACACTTTTGGGAGGTGCGGGTAAATGGGTAAAATAG
- a CDS encoding acyl carrier protein — protein sequence MNENFEKVAKVLAEYKEIDPSEIKIDTTFEELGFDSLDIVEIVMNLEEVFDLELEMNESLVDVKSLIAYIESLQA from the coding sequence ATGAATGAGAATTTTGAAAAAGTAGCCAAGGTCCTTGCAGAGTATAAAGAAATCGATCCATCTGAAATTAAAATAGACACCACCTTTGAAGAACTCGGCTTCGATTCTCTTGACATTGTTGAGATCGTCATGAATCTCGAAGAGGTTTTTGACCTTGAGCTCGAAATGAACGAAAGCCTTGTCGATGTCAAGAGCCTGATTGCTTACATCGAGTCCCTGCAGGCGTAA
- a CDS encoding beta-ketoacyl-ACP synthase III, translating to MSFSILSTGRAVPKRILTNDELCKFVDTTDEWIFTRTGIKQRHICMEESLTDIAVAAAEKALERANLTAGDIDLILCATISDDYITPSLACNVQSRIGADCPAFGVNAACSGFLYALDVAAGYFARKKVRHVLVIAAEAMSRILDWRDRSTCVLFGDGAGAVVLGEGDGLRSLSLTAKGDIDVLNVPNVKGNLPDRIPDDSEPYVSMNGQGVFKFAVNAMCNGLRNTITDAGLQESDITWVLPHQANLRIIDFAKSKLSIAPERFCINIERYGNTSAACIPLLLDELNEAGKLKKGDLLAMCAFGAGLTSASAVLRWDCE from the coding sequence ATGAGCTTTTCAATTCTTTCAACGGGCCGGGCCGTGCCCAAACGCATCTTAACCAATGACGAGCTATGCAAGTTTGTGGACACCACCGACGAGTGGATTTTCACCCGTACCGGTATTAAGCAGCGTCACATCTGCATGGAGGAATCACTCACCGATATCGCAGTGGCCGCCGCTGAAAAGGCACTGGAACGCGCAAACTTAACTGCTGGAGACATCGACCTGATTCTTTGCGCGACCATCAGTGACGATTACATCACCCCTTCTCTAGCCTGCAATGTACAAAGCCGCATCGGGGCCGACTGCCCCGCTTTCGGCGTCAATGCAGCCTGTTCAGGCTTTTTGTATGCGCTAGATGTTGCCGCCGGCTACTTTGCCCGAAAGAAAGTACGGCATGTGCTGGTCATCGCGGCCGAGGCCATGAGCCGCATACTTGACTGGCGCGATCGCTCCACCTGTGTCTTGTTTGGTGACGGTGCGGGTGCAGTGGTGCTTGGCGAGGGCGACGGTCTGCGTTCACTGTCGCTGACAGCAAAGGGCGATATCGACGTGCTCAATGTGCCGAATGTCAAGGGCAACCTGCCCGACCGCATTCCGGACGATTCCGAACCTTATGTCTCGATGAACGGACAGGGCGTGTTTAAATTCGCAGTTAACGCCATGTGCAACGGTCTGCGCAATACCATTACCGATGCAGGGCTACAGGAATCCGATATCACGTGGGTACTACCGCATCAGGCAAATTTGCGTATCATCGACTTTGCAAAGTCTAAGCTTTCAATTGCGCCCGAGCGTTTTTGCATTAATATCGAACGCTATGGCAATACTTCAGCCGCTTGTATTCCACTACTGCTCGACGAGCTCAACGAAGCCGGAAAGCTCAAAAAAGGTGATCTGTTAGCTATGTGTGCTTTCGGCGCAGGGCTGACAAGTGCTTCGGCCGTGCTTCGCTGGGATTGTGAATAG
- a CDS encoding MarR family transcriptional regulator, whose translation MTDEFMNKLNETLVTAYRSILKIEDEFIKRAGTPNVSSSEMHLLETIGKTKGKGRTVKEIASDLRITQPSVTAAVNRLVQKGCVERRRSTEDGRVVYIHLTRLGHKTYAVFMRFHENMVRAVAKDLGDEEKAHLLKGMIQLNAFFEKQFIDEITEIGRQSDLSTKE comes from the coding sequence TTGACCGATGAATTCATGAACAAACTTAACGAAACGCTGGTCACAGCCTATCGTTCCATATTGAAAATTGAAGACGAATTCATCAAGCGCGCCGGTACACCTAACGTTTCTTCCAGTGAAATGCATCTGCTTGAAACAATTGGTAAAACCAAGGGCAAGGGCCGCACCGTCAAAGAAATCGCCTCTGATCTACGCATTACGCAGCCGTCGGTCACCGCCGCTGTCAACCGGCTGGTTCAAAAAGGTTGCGTTGAACGTCGCCGCTCCACCGAGGACGGGCGGGTGGTTTACATCCACCTCACCCGGCTAGGCCATAAAACTTACGCTGTTTTTATGCGCTTTCACGAGAATATGGTGCGCGCAGTGGCAAAGGATTTGGGCGATGAAGAAAAGGCGCATTTGCTCAAAGGTATGATCCAACTGAACGCGTTTTTTGAAAAACAGTTTATTGACGAGATAACGGAAATTGGTCGTCAGAGCGATCTTTCAACTAAGGAGTAG
- a CDS encoding nicotinate phosphoribosyltransferase gives MIDIKNERNLTMLTDFYELTMANGYLLKNMQDTEVVFDMFFRKIPDGGGYAIAAGLEQLMQYIDNLQFSKEDIAFLRSKNTFSEAFLSYLENFKFECDLWAIKEGTPIFPGEPLVVVKGPAIQAQLVETMVLLTINFQSLIATKSTRMNRVAQGRAIMEFGSRRAQSYDAAMLGARAAYIGGCSSTACVIADQYYNIPAVGTMAHSWVQLFPDEYSAFKAYAEIYPDNCTLLIDTYDVMHSGMPNAIRVFNEVLLPLGHRPKGVRIDSGDIAYLSKKVRIMLDKAGFEDCKIVASNSLDEYIIRDLIMQDAKVDLFGVGENLITGRSEPVFGGVYKLVAVQEGEKLAPRIKISESPEKVTTPGFKKLYRLYDRKTGKASADYITLFEEEIDDTKPLTIFDPNAIWKKKTLQDFEAVNLLEPIYEKGKRLYQSPTLKEIQDFCKVELGRMWDEIKRFEFPHRYYVDLSESLWTLKTIMLNDYERKIRELTQR, from the coding sequence ATGATAGACATTAAAAACGAACGAAACCTGACGATGTTGACCGATTTTTATGAGCTGACGATGGCTAATGGCTATCTGCTCAAAAACATGCAGGACACCGAGGTCGTATTCGACATGTTTTTTCGCAAGATTCCGGACGGCGGCGGCTATGCGATAGCGGCCGGCCTCGAACAGTTAATGCAGTATATCGATAACCTTCAGTTTTCCAAGGAGGATATTGCATTTTTGCGCAGCAAGAACACCTTTTCGGAGGCGTTTTTAAGCTACCTGGAGAACTTTAAGTTTGAATGTGACTTGTGGGCCATCAAGGAAGGGACACCGATTTTTCCCGGTGAACCGCTTGTGGTGGTAAAAGGCCCGGCCATTCAGGCTCAGTTGGTTGAAACGATGGTACTGCTCACCATCAATTTCCAGTCGTTGATCGCTACCAAATCGACGCGCATGAACCGCGTGGCGCAGGGCAGGGCTATCATGGAGTTTGGCTCTCGCCGGGCGCAGAGCTATGACGCGGCCATGCTGGGCGCACGTGCGGCTTATATCGGCGGGTGTAGCTCCACCGCCTGCGTCATCGCCGACCAATATTACAACATCCCCGCCGTCGGCACGATGGCGCATAGCTGGGTGCAGCTATTCCCGGATGAATACTCCGCTTTTAAGGCCTATGCTGAAATTTACCCTGACAATTGCACGTTGTTGATCGATACCTACGACGTGATGCATTCCGGCATGCCCAACGCCATTCGCGTCTTTAATGAGGTGCTGCTGCCACTGGGACATCGCCCGAAGGGGGTCAGAATCGACTCGGGCGATATTGCGTATCTCTCTAAAAAGGTGCGCATCATGCTGGATAAGGCGGGTTTTGAGGATTGTAAAATAGTCGCCTCCAACTCTCTGGATGAATATATCATCCGCGACTTGATTATGCAGGATGCCAAGGTTGATCTTTTTGGCGTTGGCGAAAATCTGATTACCGGCCGCTCTGAACCGGTGTTCGGTGGCGTGTATAAACTGGTTGCCGTACAAGAAGGCGAAAAGCTTGCGCCTCGCATCAAAATCAGCGAAAGTCCCGAAAAAGTGACTACACCGGGTTTTAAAAAGCTTTATCGTCTCTATGACCGCAAAACTGGCAAGGCTTCAGCCGACTATATTACCCTTTTTGAAGAAGAGATAGACGATACGAAGCCGCTTACCATTTTTGACCCCAACGCTATCTGGAAAAAGAAGACGCTTCAGGATTTTGAAGCAGTCAACTTGTTGGAGCCGATTTATGAAAAGGGCAAGCGATTGTACCAGTCTCCCACACTCAAGGAAATACAGGATTTCTGCAAAGTTGAGCTGGGACGTATGTGGGACGAGATCAAACGTTTTGAATTTCCGCATCGCTATTATGTCGACCTTTCAGAAAGTTTGTGGACCTTAAAGACTATTATGTTAAACGATTACGAGCGTAAAATTCGGGAACTGACCCAAAGATGA
- the ptsP gene encoding phosphoenolpyruvate--protein phosphotransferase — MKNYQGIPGSEGIAVGKALVYLNDPFTLPSEKINSNEVPKELQRFMAAVEDVRTILKENTDRITKEIGAEEAEIFEAHLSVLDDPEVVDNAAALIKEQLLPAPTAMWQTAQDIANEFAQIGDDYLSARSADILDVSELVVRELTGEKRVSLARLNEPCILVGKDITPSETASMDKKNVLAMVCEMGSRTSHAVILSRSLGIPAVVGVTGLCEAVRNGMVMIVDGAEGKIVLEPDEETLAIAQKSQTEDTAQKQLLKNAAKKPAITLDGSRVMVEGNIGYPADTDMVLENGGDGIGLFRSEFFYMDSNDFPTEELQYQGYRQAVEKMGDKQVIVRTMDIGGDKKLPYFEMEPELNPFLGYRALRICLDRSDVFKPQLRALLRASAHGNLAIMLPMVSCIEEIEASKRLLEECKEELRQEGKPFREDIPLGIMIEIPSIALQARDAAKLVNFFSIGTNDLLQYSLAADRMNQKVARLYNPFHPGVLRLIAQVIYDAHAEGIPVGMCGEMAGDVLSVPLLLGLGLDHFSMSATAIPKIKNLICGLKSEECRQLATQVLAQPTGKQAEGVVKAWLSTRGHI, encoded by the coding sequence ATGAAGAACTATCAGGGTATCCCAGGCAGTGAAGGAATTGCCGTAGGAAAAGCCTTAGTATATCTTAACGACCCCTTCACCCTGCCCTCCGAAAAAATTAATAGCAATGAAGTTCCAAAGGAGCTGCAAAGGTTCATGGCAGCCGTGGAAGATGTAAGAACTATACTGAAGGAAAATACCGATCGGATCACCAAAGAAATTGGCGCAGAAGAGGCGGAGATTTTTGAAGCACATTTATCAGTGCTCGATGATCCCGAAGTGGTAGACAACGCCGCCGCACTGATCAAAGAGCAACTGCTACCAGCACCCACCGCAATGTGGCAGACGGCGCAGGACATTGCCAACGAGTTTGCCCAAATTGGGGATGATTATCTTAGTGCCCGTTCTGCGGATATTCTGGATGTGAGTGAGCTGGTGGTACGGGAGCTGACAGGAGAAAAAAGAGTCAGTCTGGCGCGTTTGAATGAGCCCTGTATTTTAGTGGGCAAGGATATCACCCCCTCCGAAACTGCTTCCATGGATAAAAAAAATGTTCTAGCCATGGTGTGTGAAATGGGCAGCCGTACCTCTCACGCAGTTATTCTGTCACGCAGTCTGGGAATTCCTGCAGTGGTGGGCGTAACAGGGCTATGCGAAGCAGTCAGAAATGGAATGGTTATGATCGTGGATGGCGCGGAAGGCAAAATTGTTCTGGAGCCAGATGAGGAAACACTTGCCATAGCACAAAAAAGCCAAACCGAGGATACCGCGCAAAAACAGTTATTAAAAAATGCCGCAAAAAAACCCGCTATTACCTTAGACGGTTCACGGGTAATGGTAGAGGGGAACATTGGCTACCCCGCAGACACTGACATGGTTTTGGAAAACGGCGGCGATGGCATAGGTTTGTTCCGTAGTGAATTTTTTTACATGGACAGTAACGATTTTCCAACTGAGGAGTTACAGTATCAGGGTTACCGCCAGGCAGTGGAAAAAATGGGTGATAAGCAAGTAATTGTTCGCACCATGGATATTGGCGGCGACAAAAAGCTGCCCTACTTTGAAATGGAACCTGAACTCAATCCTTTTTTAGGCTATCGGGCATTGCGTATCTGCCTTGACCGCAGCGATGTCTTCAAGCCGCAGTTGCGTGCGTTGCTTCGCGCCTCTGCTCATGGTAATCTTGCTATTATGCTGCCCATGGTCAGCTGTATTGAAGAAATTGAAGCGTCAAAAAGGCTACTGGAAGAGTGCAAGGAGGAGCTGCGCCAGGAAGGTAAACCCTTCCGCGAAGATATTCCATTGGGCATCATGATAGAAATACCCTCCATCGCCCTACAAGCGCGGGATGCTGCCAAGCTGGTAAACTTCTTCTCCATTGGCACCAATGATTTGCTGCAATACTCGCTGGCCGCCGATCGTATGAACCAAAAGGTTGCGAGGCTGTATAATCCTTTTCACCCCGGGGTCTTACGTCTCATCGCACAAGTGATTTATGATGCGCACGCCGAAGGTATTCCAGTTGGCATGTGTGGAGAAATGGCGGGAGACGTTCTTTCTGTTCCGCTTCTGTTGGGCTTGGGGCTGGATCACTTCAGCATGAGCGCCACTGCAATACCAAAAATTAAAAACCTTATCTGTGGCCTAAAATCAGAGGAATGCCGCCAACTTGCAACACAAGTGCTGGCACAGCCTACCGGCAAACAGGCGGAAGGGGTCGTGAAAGCATGGCTATCTACAAGAGGACATATCTAG